In Ornithodoros turicata isolate Travis chromosome 1, ASM3712646v1, whole genome shotgun sequence, the DNA window TTGACGCGATGTCTAGCATGATGTAAAGTAATCAAGGACGATTACTTTTCACGAAAATAGGCCCCCTGGGAAAAATGTTCAGGCTATTTCGGTTTGAAAAAAGTATAATCACTTTACATAACCCAAAAATGCAGATCTTGCAGCAAGCAGGTGGCCATTATAGTTAAGGGCCACTAACCGAGTAAGCGGCCATACTAACTGATTTGTTTTGTTAGCTCTTTCTATTATGTACAATACATACGCCATATGTTTCTTATCACATTTGTTACGTTACTGTACTACTTGTTTATATAATATTGTGTGTTATTTGTGTATTACGTATATCTGTTTCAAATGTCATGTAATTGCTACACATGTAACTATCTGATGTTATTTTAATAATTGTCTTCTTTATGATGCCTCTCTCCTCTATAATGCCTTCTTGGCCGTGaaggtatataaataaataaataaaataaatcatgAATGCCATGGCGGAAAACAGTCACCAGTGCTCATTGTAAGAAAAGGAGAAAGGTGACTGACCCTGAATGAATGGCATGTTATCCAATGGGGGCTGTACAGAAGGAACATCCCCAACCTCTTGCTTTGGCAATCTTGTTTTCTTCTGTGAGCTGGCTTCATCTGCAAATAAGCAATCATGAATCTTCTTGCTACCAGCACTGTGGGATATCACCTACCCTGAACAGGTGTAACGGCAGCCGGTAAGGGCTGTACACGAGAGACGAGCACAACGCCTTCCTGGGGAAAACATATTTTCTCCCATGAGCTGTCTGGAAAATAAGCAACCCAGcttatttctttttctgccaaCACTGGAAAGCCTCCACACCTGAGCCACAGGCAAAATATACTCGATCACGATTTGAAGAACAGCACACACATTTTCCATGTGTCGCTACATCCTTGAAATTCGAAGACGCATCGCAAGGTAGCATGCAATGACTCCTGTACATAAATACTGTAAACAAAATTTGCATGCGGTGCGATACCTTTTTCTAGTACTTTGCAGCACAGTGCTGCCTGAAGATCTTCATTCAGTCTCCTGAGCTTTCGGATTTCTGCTCGTGCCTCCTTGAGTTCTTTTACCTTTTCTCTGAGTTGCTTTTCTGGTACTACTCCACCTGTACTGGAGTCGCTGTTACTGCTTGCATCGCTAGCGAGGACATCCATGCTGCGCAGCAGTTGGAGCTGCTCTTGGCGTTTCACAGCAGCCCGAGAACGCCGTTTTTTAAAGCTGTCCGTCTTGAAAGAAACAAGAACAGAAGTAGCggcaacaaacaaaacacaccCAGCGATATCTACCTTCACTTGTTTCTCAACAGCTACCCTGTTACAAACCGGTGAAGCACACTTTCGTTTTTCTGCACTGAGATACGCGTCCATCTCTTCGTGTGTCCCTGGAAGTGGTCACACAAAAGTGAATCCTCGCAACCAAGCTTAGTTGTTTCCACTTGGCCGTATATTTCGCAGGAGTTCAGACTAAATATAGCGCGCGTACCGTGCAGCGTCCCTAAAATACGGCTGTACGTATACTTACTTGTCATGTGAAGAATCTGAGCGTCGTAATATCGGCCCACTGTTCTTTCGTCGCCCTGCCAGTAGCACTTGACGACGTTCGATGGGTCGAAGTCTTTCACATTTTTTGGTAGGAAGGCCTGAACGGCATCCGACGTCGTAACGGTTGTgtacagggtgtcgaaccgaacccgaacccgaaccgaaaaccgtacccgaaccgttatttttgccggaaccgaacccgaacccgaaccgaaattttcatgacactgttgaacccgaaccggagcagaaccgtaaaaaataatagcggtaaccggttcgcaacaaaacggttcggacataaaagaagtcagcataagagttcctctctatccccgaacaaagacacattggtatcatcatcacgcgcctatatcatggatttcagaaattttcacctagcagtaagacgacgacgtatagtaagtatactttcagcgtctttttaacatgttgaagcgcagttgtccttgtgagcgccgcggctagcgccccacgcacgcggtgcggcatctactcttagagacgaggtgccacgctgacgaatgaaacaggaatggagtaggccagttctGTAGCTCTACAAGCCgaatatgcgatcaaataagcgcccaagatttcccgttacacgtgagcagtacaaattaaacaagtcagaaacatgagaagtggagaaggagcgtacgcagaacggtgcctgtttgattggtcgtggcttgaaaagtaaatgtggttctgcttattcgtagcgcagttgtgtcgtgacatattgcctttgtgttgtggattaactagtacactgctgtgagctcggacagagtaatgctggcaggcttattttcgacgtgcttcagtacggtttcagatcgattcacgttgcgaatgcagtgtgccggctagtactgtcgtctatgttacactgtccatcttattaggcttcctttaagtgtatcttgctggcactgtgcgtgtggaaaaaaagattttgggaacagaaagtagcaggactacaccgcttcaacagcgtggactctatttgcaataagtgttcatccattcctcatttctctcgctaaagggctacctcaccgttagagacgtcaatgcagacaacagcactaagctattagccacgcatttcctgataaaagctgttttatggaacatataaaacggaagcgttgaaccggttcgcgaaccggttcggggctgcgaaccggtttgcgaaccggttcgattcttggcgtggccgaaccggaaccgaaccggaacgaaatcaaaacaacgtgaacccgaacccgaaccgaacccgtattttttgcggttcgacaccctggttgtgTACCCATCCAACGAAAAACGCACGCACAGGACGTACATGGTGACGAATGTCCAACAGCACGCAGAAGACGGACGCGAATGCAGCTTTTATCAAAGCCTGACGCGCGACAATAGTTCAATATTTTTACAGAAGTAGAAGCAGACTAGTGCCTTTGCTAACAAGGTAGTGAGCATGAAATCTTTCAAGGTAGCGAGCTGCCATCTTGgcagtgttgccaggtcacCTAGGCGGAAATTCACGAACTCGGCATCAGAAAATTCCGTAGATGCAGTGTACATCATTGATCTCTGGTGTACATAGGCCTGTTGCACGATGTTTTGGGACGCTctggccgctcctgtgtttcgtTGTTTCGTTTCACGTCCTCTTTCCTCcatcccaggcgaaaatctggactggtcccagaatggttccagttgaatctggactggttccagttggatgtttgatggtcgccggaatggttccagttgaatgtggatggtcccagctggattcccaagtggggtggctggttccactttggtgacatcagtggtaccactctggtctcagatggttccagaagttccagctggaaCCTCAccggtaccattttgttcccagaatggtcgctgagactccaagttgggcagcttccccccttgagatttcatcttgtccacacttgccatgttttgtttgatctattactctgatctattttagcacaggcatgatctctttttattgctgtttatccaggtgcgcgcgtctgcgaatgctgtatccctgtaactccaattcgtgcacattctcatctgaAGTGAAGATcaccagagaaatgtaaaaagatacatgtcaacaacaacaaaaattaagctaaatactacaagaaagacaacaagaaaaaaagaaaaggtaattgcagaggctggtgcaatgtgaagacgccacggcaattcaaatttcaaacggcgagagccgagagggagagtagagggcgagagtggcaggtggcagttggaacttggacgcgtcgcagcaggttggttttgtcttcagtagccgtcgcaaggatggtgtatctcctgtgcagtatttacgtgtgtttgaGTGCGCtgtgtaagacaatgcgatgacaatggttcctgtgcaacacattgtcgatttcccggaagaattttgacgccaagaagacgtaaacggcgtaggggcaagaacgcactgtgaaacgccaatcggactgcacgtcgcgaatgtttgcaggtatgagtgatgaccgtgatgttttgattactattaattagatgtttcatttaagaaacttcggaggaacttgaagagaaacaggataagaagattgtCGTGTCCGGCTGATATCAGCAGATAAACGATCGCCCCTGGCAACTGTGGGATATTGCGCAACACAGTGTAACACGCGCTCAACGAGTCAGTCGCGCCCAGACTCCCGTAATGGAAACTATGCTCCTATGTACTCTGATGTAATATCGATTAAACAGTTGGAAAATACAACaaatggcgacgaggatgggatctCCGACATCGATGGACGACTGATCGCATGTGTCTTATGACGTAGAATCATCGATCTGCCAACTGTGAGTACAGGAATGTGCTACTAAAATGAGTGCACCCCTTGTCGGAAGACTTGATGCCTTTGATGAAAACGTCGAGAGCTGGACCTCGTACGTTGAACGTGTAGAGGAGTATTTTGTCCTCAACAATCTTCAAGAAGACAAGAAAGTGGCAGCGCTTATAACCAGCATGGGAGCGAAAACATATAACACTCTCCGCAAATTGACATGCCCAAAGAAGCCTTCGGAGTTAAAGTTCAACGAGATCAAAAAGTACCTCACGGACTATTTCTCTCCGACGCCGTTGGAAATGTCAGAGCGGCATCGTTTCTACAATCGTGTTCAAGGACAGTCCGAATCAGCAAGTGAGTTTTTGGCTGAGTTACGTAAACTCTCCGAACATTGCAATTTTGGCACATTCCTTGATGAAGCCCTTAGAGACAAATTTGTCTGTGGCCTGCGAAGCACGTCTGTTCAACAGCGCATGCTCACCATGAAGGATTTGACCTTGACAAAGGCGCTTCAAGAAGCGGTGTCATGTGAGCTCGCAGCCAAAGGTGTGGAGGAACTACATACCAAAAGAGAAAACATAAACGGAGCCACGTCTAGTGTTTCGAAAGTTCGAGACGAGGAAAAGAAGTGCTTCCGCTGCAACAAGAAGGGTCATGTTCCTTGGAAATGCCGATACTTCGACGCTGTATGCCTCCACTGCAACAAGAAGGGTCATATACGTCCCGCCTGCAGAAATCTTGCAGCAAACAAGTCGTCCACTGAAGCTAAAACgaagcaaacaaaaaagaaggacACTGCAAATGCTTCAAAGGCTGAAAATGTTGGAACCATTCGCCAGGATGTTGACTCAGAGCTACTTGCGCATGTCACTGGTGGTGGATGTGAGCCCATTTGGTTAAAACCAGAAATTGAGGGCCATGTAATTCCAATGGAAATGGACACAGGGTCAAAGTATACTATTGTACCCCAAGTTGTCTACTCGAAGCATTTCAGCCACATTCCACTGGAACCTACCTCCATGAAATTTCGAACTGTGACAAGTGAATGCTTCGTACCTGATGGCGTAGCCACAGTTCAAGTAAAATTTCGAGAGAAATGTTCAAGGCTCCAACTCTATGTTGCAAGAACCCCAGGACCAGCACTGTTTGGCCGAGAGTGGATTCAAGAATTCAAGTTGCTTGAAGAAACAAATGGAATCTTCAAGACGTCGACTGCAACGAAAGCTTCTCAAGAAGAAGTAAAAAATAAGCTGAACCAGATTCTAGAAACTCACAAGGTCGTATTTGAAGACTCTATCGGGAAGTTGAATGGAATCAAGGCAACCTTAAACTTGAAGGAAAATGTTCAGCCCAAGTTCTTTCGTGCTCGTCAAGTCCCATACGCACTCAAGGAAAAAGTCTTTGCCGAATTGGACCGACTAGAATCGGAAGGTATTCTGACCAAAGTCAATGTCAGTGAAGGGGCTACTCCCATAGTTCCTGTAGTAAAGCCCAATGGGACAGTCAGGATATGTGGAGATTTCAAGAGCACCATCAATCAACACTTAGTCGTGGATCAGTATCCTCTACCACTGGTTGAGGACATTTTCGCGAAGTTATCTGGTGGTCAGAAATATACAAAAATTGACCTCCGGCAAGCATTCCTTCAAATGGAAGTGGATGAGAAGTCCAAGCATTTGCTAACTATCAATACAGAAAAGGGACTCTTCCGGTATAACAGGATGGTGTTTGGTATTGCTCCCGCACCTGCGATCTGGCAACGCACCATCGAACAAGTTCTACAGGGTGTTCCTATGACACATGTAACGCAAGACGACATATTAGTGAGTGGTACTACTGAAGAGGATCATCTAGAAAATCTTTCAAAAGTCCTCATACGCCTGGAATCGTTTGGACTAAAAGCAAACCTGCAGAAGTGCTCCTTCTTCCAGGACAGCATTGTGTACTGCGGATACAAGATCAGCAGCGAAGGTTTACACAAGACCCAAGACAAGATCCGTGCTGTACTTGAAGCTCCAGCACCGCAAAACGTCAGCCAGCTGCGTTCCTTTCGTGGGCTAATCAACTACTACGGAAAATTTATTCCGGACAGCGCAAATCTTTTGCGACCTTTGCACACACTTTTGGAAAAATCTGCAAAGTGGAAGTGGACAAAGGACTGCAAGGTAGCCTTCCAAAAAGCTAAAGAAATTATTGCGTCTGACACAGTCCTTGTCCACTACAATCCGCAGCTACCACTCCGTCTCGCTTGTGATGCCGGACCACATGGTCTCGGCGTAGTTCTCTCTCACGAAATGCCTGGTGGGACGGAAAGGCCAATCGCATTTTCCTCGAGAACCCTCAAAACGGCAGAAAAGAACTACTCACAAATTGACAAAGAGGCCCTAGCCATTGTCTGGGGAGTACAGATGTTCTACGCTTATTTATATGGCCGACATTTCAGACTTATAACGGACCATCAACCATTGACGCAGATCTTCTCGCCAATGAAGGGTATACCTGCAATGCAACCCAGACAACACGCAAAGTCCCTCGGATATCCTGGCGTTCCCATCAGGTCCCAAAAATAAGAATGTCCCGCTGAAACTTTGTGGGGATATCCCACGCATGTTTCAGCAGGACAAGACTCGGAATATCCCGTAGGCGTCTAGCCGGGATAATTTTTGTCCTTCGTCATTTGGCTTCCTGAGCAGGTGAAATTTTGGAACTGTGGTTACCAATAATATCGCATGAGTGTGTATCTGATCGTCTGAAATTACGCTGTGCCTGAAGCAGAAAAAACCGGCATATATCTGCAGTTAGACACGTTTACTGAAAAAGTCCACTGTATGTACAGGGCAGTGCCAAAACGTTGTACTGTACTTTATTATCCTTTGATTATACCATTATACCGATCTAGATCCTGGTTTATTAAATTTTTGACATGCAATATTTTCTGTATCCCTCGCAATGTGGCCTGCGACATAAATTTGAAACGGCGCCTAAATCGCTGCTTTTTACAATGAAAACGCAACTCCGCGACCTCATTTCTTCGACGATTTGCAAATCAACACGATGTGTGAGGATGTGTGCGCATCTGCGTGGTCACAAAGTGGTGTTCACTTGTGTCGCTGACGCCGCTTCCACCACTAAAAAACAAACGCGTATGACTCGCACACACGCATCCGAATCCAGCAATACACTGCCGCCCGCTGGCTCCGTCATAAAAGAAGTAGAAAATCAGCAACCATGGTCGGTACCCCGAGCGCGTATATCCTTAACCTAGCCAGCAGCACGCATGACGCGCCTATACGTGCCCTGATTGGCTGCTGCGCCGCGGGCGACCCATCAAAACCTGGACCGCACGCTTCGCCCATGCTCGTCAGGTGTTGACGCCGTTGTCTTGACAACGAAGCGCGCAGATTGAACTGGTTTGAGCAAGACGTTTGTAATGCGACGAGCGTTCGCGCATTGGAAAAACGCAAGTAAaggcaggcgagctggtggacgaaatccaTCGAGCAATAACGATAATAACAAATATAATGATAATTAGGAGTGGATTTCCGCGTAAGGCGATCCATGGAAGAAAAAGTTCGGATAAACACAACGTCGGACTTTTAATTTACAATGGATTTCGTCTCGCCAAGCGGGTTGTGGCAAAAATCAGTCTATTGCGTCAAAAACGTTGTATCCCGTTAAAGCATGGTTTCGTACATATTAGTCAAGCATCGCAGTTTTTGAATGACAGAATGGGGCAGCATATAGGAATTGCGCCCTACTCACGAAACCGATTCCATCTGGAGTGAAAGTGTTGTTTTGAACAGGCTATGTTCTCTAAAAGCAAACTCTTGCTACGAGAAGCCTTGGCAATTCAAGCTTTGGGAAACGGCACCGCGAGACGTCGGTTGTAAACGACCCACCCGGTTTTATGATATGCGCTGTGACATATCCCTTATTCTCAGTGGTCCTTGCCCCTTTTACCCACACTGTACTGTAAAAATGCTGTGCTGTCTTGAGTAAATTgctttgctggtttgagctctGGTGTGTTTGTTTATTCGATCCGCGTCGCCCAAGATCAGGCTTTTTCTTCGATACGTTCACATCGCGCTCGTTTGAGGTCTATATGTACGTTCTGCTTCCCTCTGCACATTACGCCTTGCTGTGATGATGGAAGAATATATTATTGTCAAAGATGAAGAGGCGTCAACAACTTGGTTGGAGATTCTTAGAGGAAATCTGCTGAACGAAGAGGACGTAGGGAAATGGCAGTACTGTTCATCAACGAACACGTCGTGGATTGTTGATGCTGTGCGTAGCAACTGCGAAAGGTAAATGCTACTTGCCATATATATAATCCAAGTTGATGAGATGTTCTATGTAGAACAGCATAAGATACGGACAGGCGCGCATCTTATTAGAGCGTGCGGTTCCGGCCGCATCCCATCGCTGAATGGGAGAATAAACGAATTGAACTTAATTGAACGTTGTGGGTCAGGTGCAACCCAGAAAGTAGCCCTTCATTACCGCAACAGAAGACTAGTTGGTTCGAAATGAAAAACGAATAACCTCGGCTGAACTGCATGCCAAAaagtttatttaaagcgagcgataaaaagagcgctacttttcagctacttgactaagaaacaggtgctagtagtgaagcagtacctgtttcttactcaagtagaaGAAAAtcaccacttgcttttcttttatcgctcgctttcaATAGAATTTCTGGagacgttagagcaaacaccacGTATATACATAGCCACGCAGCAATCTGTGCGCGcgacagttacttcgcggccgctaacataaaaaaaaaaattatatgcACGCGACTTCTGCGGCCCTGTGCGCGTCAAAAGTCCAGCAATTTTCAAGGTGTTGAAAGCTAATGCCACTGAGGCCAATGGCGAAGCCAGGGGGAGGGGTGGGTGCAACCACCTGAGATagtacctttggtagcgcatttgggagagggagagaaatcctcctcccccatcaAGTCCCTATAGAGAACCCTTTcctaaatatttttctggctacgccactgaggcAAAATAATGTAAACCACAAATTGCTCGAGATTTAATTATGCAAAGCTCCTGGAAACTGCAGCTCAGGACGTCCAATTTACTGTGTTGTAATCAGAAGCTCCAGTTGTTTGCTCTCCTTTTTGCTATGTTACCCTGGAAAATGTTTCAATACTCAACTTCTGCCACGGACATCACAGAACGACACCCTACTGATTGTACAAAATGCGATAAAAGAAGTTTTCCTGAATTGTCGCTGTGCCCTACTCGTGCAATGCCAAAGCGACTAATTAATCACAAtgagaaaaatatttctgtgATTAAATATATCACACCtctgagcatatacctgcatgGCATGATAACTTACTCAGTGAGGCTAACTGAAAGTATTGATTTGTCATAGTGAGACTAGGCTTGACTAGAATTCATAGACTGCAATAACAACAGAAATGCTATAGACTAGAAtatcgacgaaaaaaaaaaaaaaaaaacgccctgttTGCAATGCTAAACGTAATCTCACTTCCCAATTTTCGTGCGTTCTACAGGCCGCCTGGCTGATTATTATGCCCGCGCACATATGATTTCGCGACGACCGCCATACCTAAGTTTTGTATCTGTAGCATAGTTTCAATCGTCATAGTTTTGTTTCGAAGTATATTTTGCAACGTTACACGTACTTGAATTGGTGAGCTGACAGGGACCGCAGGGGAGGTCGGGAGCTCTGGGATCGTAATATCGGAGTCATCGCTATACCGAAGATCGCATTAAACGGGTCTGACTGTATGACAGTTTATAGAGCAATCTCGTCACTTTTGCGTTCCCGTAACTTCTCGAATAACTCGTTCCTCTTCTTAGGTAACTTTCTAAGGAAGCTCCAAGTTCTTTTTATTAGATTCCACCGCAAAAATAGTGCGAGCTGCGTCCTTCATCTCTAATGAGATATGAGAAGTGCGCAAATCAGTGCATGGTGCCTCCTCGTCAGATCCCACTCCCTTGTTGGTTGGTGAACACTACAAATGCAGTCTTGGCTAAGTAGTTTGAGAGCGGTCATCATAGTGGTGAGCAGTATACAACTTCTAATGGCACaggacactgttttttttttagttccatgTTCACGCCacaagcaactgtggctatgagcgccgtatagatgtggacagatggagagaagtcAGCAGGGTTATTAcgcttcctgggccgacatcagggggaactgtgccgatattagtctgaaaagtcttcggaaaacacagggaaaacctcagacagcacagccggtggtaggttTTGAACCCACCACTTCTGAGTCTTCAGCTCCgatcttggctaccaccaatgagctGGACGCCTTAAGCTGCTCGGCCATATGCCCTCCGGTCACAGGACATTGTCAAGCGAGACAAAATGTTCTAGGAAACAGAGGATGGCAATTCACTGAACCTAAAATGCTGATGCTCTGCCATCATACAGATCCGAAGATTGGTGTAATTTAGGCACAAGAAAACAATTAGAAAAAATCTTGCACTACCCACTGTGACATCAAGATATGGACGAATTATAGAACGGTGAAGAACTAAAGAGTGTATATTACACAGCGAAGAACTTGAAAGTAACGTGTTATTTTTCAAAGGTAACTTTGAAACCAGTTCCTTTCCATaccttgtaattttgtttgttaCTTATTACTATTTTTGGCACCGTAATTTAACTTTTAAAGAGTTCCCTTTGTCGAGATACTTCCTCATGTCT includes these proteins:
- the LOC135378416 gene encoding BEN domain-containing protein 5-like, which codes for MYVLCVRFSLDGYTTVTTSDAVQAFLPKNVKDFDPSNVVKCYWQGDERTVGRYYDAQILHMTRTHEEMDAYLSAEKRKCASPVCNRVAVEKQVKTDSFKKRRSRAAVKRQEQLQLLRSMDVLASDASSNSDSSTGGVVPEKQLREKVKELKEARAEIRKLRRLNEDLQAALCCKVLEKDSSWEKICFPQEGVVLVSRVQPLPAAVTPVQDEASSQKKTRLPKQEVGDVPSVQPPLDNMPFIQGSPLPAASPPHPSNTPEFGMEEDDQIHLGEGVTIPTSRWRQLLCFKDSLFCKELAVAIWGSDTLQKRSVSGTLSNRAKSIGLTEAHQQLTPVKRRAVDRAYLHFLTTVKHLSQDAAHPLVKQNVKKYLREKLSDLRRCKL